The Chanodichthys erythropterus isolate Z2021 chromosome 12, ASM2448905v1, whole genome shotgun sequence genome contains a region encoding:
- the LOC137032640 gene encoding protein NLRC3-like isoform X3 — protein MNNPMDSVTSDPSQRSSSPEVSCVSLKSNQSMDPPVKFSEGAVTSDPSISSRGSQTSSSPEASCVSLKSNQSMDPPVKFSEGAVTSDPRDEQIGDQDSSQSVNDEQQRVKDRHKISLKNKYERLFEGLKLQENETLLNRIYTQLYIIEGESEGVNEEHEVLQMEKTARTQHSQDTLIDCNDIFKSSPEPGCEEKDQIKTVLTKGIAGIGKTISVQKFILDWAEGKANQDVDFMFVLPFRELNLIRDHQYSLHRLLLDFHPELQDLDSKIYEDCKVVFIFDGLDESRITLMFSDTQEISNVTETSSVGMLMSNLMKGDLLPSALIWITSRPAAANQIPSEYINRLTEIQGFNEPQKEEYFRKRISDEHQASRIISHIRRARSLNIMCHIPVFCWISSTVLQKLLQEDLSTEIPQTLTEMYIHFLLIQINMRNQKYEEKKTKELLRSNRKVIVKLAEVAFKQLMKGNVMFYEEDLRESGIDVTDASVYSGICTEIFMEESVIHQSKVYSFIHLSFQEFLAAFHVFYSHVINKELLQFLKVSLCVLLKTAVNKSLKSKNGHLDLFLRFLLGISLESNQRLLQDLLTHIVNSSESIRKTTQYIKGKIKEHDHVSTERSINLFLCLLEVKDQTLSTEIQEFVKSDYHSMKKLSPAHCSTITYILQMSKEVLDELNLMKYKTTDEGRRRLIPAVINCRKANFGGSNLTSQDYQMLLSVLQSANCFLRDLHLSFNNLQDSGVKLLSDGLKSSSCQLEKLRLQFCRLTGQCCESLSSALQSSNCVLKELDLSDNDLYNSGVKLLSDGLKSPNCQLQILRTKKLMQIWNNLRSF, from the exons ATGAATAATCCCATGGATtcagtgacctctgaccccag TCAGAGATCTTCATCTCCAGAAGTCAGCTGTGTGTCTCTGAAGAGCAATCAATCAATGGATCCTCCTGTTAAATTCAGTGAAGGagcagtgacctctgaccccag TATTTCCAGCAGGGGGAGTCAGACATCTTCATCTCCAGAAGCCAGCTGTGTGTCTCTGAAGAGCAATCAATCAATGGATCCTCCTGTTAAATTTAGTGAAGGAGCAGTAACCTCTGACCCCAG AGATGAACAGATTGGAGACCAGGATTCTTCTCAATCAGTAAATGATGAACAACAGCGAGTCAAAGACAGGCACAAAATCAGCTTGAAGAACAAGTATGAGAGATTATTTGAGGGACTGAAACTCCAAGAGAatgaaaccctcctgaacagGATCTACACACAGCTCTACATCATAGAGGGAGAGagtgaaggagtgaatgaagaACATGAggttttacagatggagaaaacAGCCAGAACACAACACTCACAAGACACTCTAATCGACTGCAATGACATCTTTAAATCCTCACCTGAACCAGGATGTGAGGAGAAGGACCAAATCAAGACTGTTCTTACTAAAGGCATCGCTGGAATCGGAAAAACCATCTCAGTGCAGAAGTTCATTCTGGACTGGGCCGAGGGAAAAGCCAATCAGGATGTAGATTTCATGTTTGTGCTTCCATTTCGAGAGCTGAACTTGATCCGAGATCATCAGTACAGTCTTCACAGACTTCTGCTGGACTTTCATCCTGAACTTCAAGATCTGGACTCAAAGATTTATGAGGATTGTAAAGTTGTGttcatctttgatggtctggatgAAAGCAGAATCACACTGATGTTTTCAGATACTCAGGAAATTTCTAATGTTACTGAGACTTCATCAGTGGGTATGTTGATGTCAAACCTCATGAAAGGAGATCTGcttccctctgctctcatctggatcacctccagaccagcagcagccaatcagatcccCTCCGAATACATCAACCGTCTGACAGAGATTCAGGGATTCAATGAGCCTCAGAAGGAGGAATATTTCAGGAAGAGAATCAGTGACGAGCATCAAGCCAGCAGAATCATCTCACACATCAGAAGAGCAAGAAGCCTCAACATCATGTGCCACATACCCGTCTTCTGCTGGATCTCATCCACTGTGCTTCAAAAGCTCCTGCAAGAAGATCTGAGTACAGAAATCCCtcaaactctgactgaaatgtaCATCCACTTCCTGCTGATTCAGATCAACATGAGGAATCAGAAGTatgaagagaaaaaaacaaaagaactgCTCAGGTCCAACAGAAAAGTGATTGTGAAACTTGCTGAAGTGGCTTTCAAGCAGCTGATGAAGGGCAATGTGATGTTCTATGAGGAGGACCTGAGAGAGAGCGGCATAGATGTCACTGACGCCTCAGTGTATTCTGGGATTTGCACTGAGATCTTTATGGAGGAATCTGTGATTCATCAGAGCAAAGTCTACAGCTTCATTCATCTGAGCTTTCAGGAGTTTCTCGCTGCTTTCCATGTGTTTTATTCACATGTCATTAACAAAGAGTTACTGCAGTTTCTTAAAGTCTCTCTGTGTGTGCTGCTAAAAACAGCAGTAAATAAATCTCTCAAGAGTAAAAATGGACATTTGGATCTGTTCCTGCGGTTCCTGCTGGGCATCTCACTGGAGTCCAATCAGAGACTCTTACAGGATCTACTGACACACATAGTGAACAGCTCAGAGAGCATCAGGAAAACCACACAGTACATTAAAGGGAAGATCAAGGAACATGATCATGTCTCAACTGAAAGATCCATCAATTTGTTCCTCTGCCTGCTGGAAGTCAAAGATCAGACTCTGTCCACAGAGATTCAGGAGTTTGTGAAATCAGACTATCACTCAATGAAGAAACTCTCTCCTGCTCACTGCTCAACAATCACCTACATTCTTCAGATGTCAAAGGAGGTGTTGGATGAGCTGAACCTCATGAAATACAAGACAACAGATGAGGGTAGAAGAAGGCTGATACCAGCTGTGATCAACTGCAGAAAAGCCAA TTTTGGTGGCTCTAATCTGACTAGTCAGGATTATCAAATGCTGTTATCAGTTCTACAGTCTGCAAACTGCTTCCTCAGAGATCTGCACCTGAGCTTCAATAACTTGCAAGATTCAGGAGTGAAGTTGCTCTCTGATGGACTGAAGAGTTCAAGCTGCCAGCTGGAGAAACTGAG